The following coding sequences are from one Paenibacillus sp. JDR-2 window:
- a CDS encoding N-acetyltransferase, translated as MGRLFPATCNQDRDYARFARYFLANSCEFDERLLFYDAIAHLTLSLNESRLMLFDDENGELQGYIQYRLEAKGYTVFIESAILSSSYRSGMQFYKGFARWTNHVMEEYTEINRVRFHVRTDHAYLIKLYSKFAKKIGVTESRGRTELVFETSFDELRCYLRAADMK; from the coding sequence TTGGGCCGTCTTTTCCCGGCAACTTGCAATCAGGATCGAGATTATGCGAGATTTGCCCGATATTTTCTCGCGAATAGCTGTGAATTTGACGAACGGTTATTGTTTTACGACGCTATAGCACATTTGACGCTTTCCTTGAATGAGAGCCGGCTGATGTTATTTGATGACGAGAATGGTGAACTGCAGGGTTATATTCAATATCGGTTGGAGGCGAAAGGCTATACGGTGTTTATTGAGTCGGCGATTCTATCTTCTTCCTATCGAAGCGGCATGCAATTCTATAAAGGCTTCGCTCGATGGACGAATCATGTCATGGAAGAGTATACCGAGATTAATAGGGTCAGATTCCATGTACGCACCGATCATGCCTACTTGATTAAATTGTACTCTAAGTTTGCGAAAAAAATTGGAGTAACGGAGAGCCGGGGCAGAACAGAGCTTGTATTCGAGACGTCATTTGACGAACTCCGGTGTTATTTGAGGGCAGCCGATATGAAGTAA
- the smpB gene encoding SsrA-binding protein SmpB yields the protein MGAKKNDGKQLAQNKKASHDYFIEDTYEAGIVLMGTEIKALRMGKANISDAFATIRNGEMFIHNMHISPFDQGNRHNPTDPTRARKLLLHKQQIHKLLGQSKQEGYSIVPLKIYVRNGYAKLLIGLGKGKKQYDKRDTAAKRDAQRDIQRALREKQKVAR from the coding sequence GTGGGTGCTAAGAAAAATGACGGAAAACAGCTTGCTCAAAACAAAAAAGCTTCCCATGATTACTTCATTGAGGATACGTATGAAGCGGGAATCGTGCTGATGGGCACGGAGATCAAGGCTCTTCGCATGGGTAAAGCGAATATTAGCGATGCGTTTGCAACGATCCGGAATGGCGAGATGTTTATTCATAACATGCATATCAGTCCTTTTGATCAGGGCAACCGCCATAACCCGACTGATCCGACTCGCGCTCGGAAGCTGCTGCTCCACAAGCAGCAAATTCATAAGCTGCTCGGCCAATCCAAGCAGGAGGGCTACTCGATTGTGCCGCTGAAGATTTATGTCCGCAACGGCTACGCGAAGCTGCTGATTGGTCTTGGTAAAGGTAAGAAGCAATATGATAAGCGCGATACGGCCGCGAAGCGGGATGCTCAACGGGATATCCAGCGTGCGTTGCGCGAGAAGCAGAAAGTCGCAAGATAA
- a CDS encoding transporter — translation MSFFPPFGPPGFPGQPGPPGPPGPPGPPGQPGQPMAPSSPPPGFIPQQPAVQPFAVDPGAISRCMFRNTYIWLRNGNQFWFFPVFLGRTSVAGFQWNGRFWMYTGLSLQSIQSFTCV, via the coding sequence ATGTCCTTTTTCCCACCTTTCGGCCCTCCAGGATTCCCTGGACAGCCGGGACCGCCGGGACCCCCGGGACCTCCGGGACCGCCCGGGCAACCAGGCCAGCCAATGGCACCTAGTTCACCTCCGCCAGGATTCATTCCTCAACAACCTGCGGTTCAGCCGTTTGCTGTTGACCCTGGCGCGATTTCCCGTTGTATGTTCAGGAACACTTACATTTGGTTAAGAAATGGAAATCAATTCTGGTTTTTCCCCGTTTTCTTAGGGCGCACATCGGTTGCGGGTTTTCAATGGAACGGAAGGTTCTGGATGTACACAGGTCTCAGCCTGCAGTCCATTCAATCATTTACATGTGTCTAA
- a CDS encoding cold-shock protein produces the protein MQQGTVKWFNAEKGFGFIEVEGGNDVFVHFSAIVGEGFKTLEEGQRVEFNVVQGNRGPQAENVVKL, from the coding sequence ATGCAACAAGGTACAGTTAAATGGTTCAACGCTGAGAAAGGTTTCGGCTTCATCGAAGTTGAAGGCGGCAATGACGTATTCGTACACTTCTCCGCAATCGTTGGCGAAGGCTTCAAGACTCTTGAAGAAGGCCAACGCGTTGAGTTCAACGTTGTTCAAGGCAACCGCGGACCACAAGCTGAGAACGTTGTTAAGCTGTAA